The Geomonas agri genome contains the following window.
GTCAGGACCCACAGGGTCGGCAACTCCATGCACTCCGGCACGGGGCCGATGCCGTCGGTGAGATAGATGACCGCGGCGGGCATGGGGTGCATGGTCTTGGCGTACTCGAATACGGGGCGCAGGTCGGTGAAGCCGCCGCCGTCGTAGCGCTCCGGCACGAAGGCGGTGCCCTTGAAGGCCTCGACGTGCTGGATGCGGCTGTTGGCGTAGAGCACGGTAATGGCGGCGTCGCGGCCCCGGGCGATCTGCACCAGTTCACGCGCGAACGCCTCGCGCAGTTCCACGATGTTAGTGGAATCGCTCACGTCGATCCCCACCAGCAGCGTCAGGCGGTGGCGCTTGCGCGATCCCGGCGTGTCGTGCTCGAAGCGGCGGTGCTCGCGCATCCAGGTACTCTTCTTGCCGATCCGACCTGCGGTGGCCACGAACTGCCGCAGTACCTGGCGCCAGGGGATGGGGGAGGGGCGCAAGAGCGCATCCACCACGGCCCTCACCTCTGCGGGCGCCTCGCCGTCGCTGCCGCGCAGGCTCTCCCGGGTTACCGCGCGCAGCATCTCCTCGGCGAGCGGCAGCGGCGTGCTGTCGGCGTCGTTCCAGATGGCGTGATCGTCCAGCGTGGAGGCCCCGGCCGGCTCCTTCCCGGCGCCCGAGGCTCCCTCGACCTCCTGCGCCTCGTCGCCGAAGCCGCTCCCCGCCAGGTTGCCGACGTCGAAGGGGCGCACCAGGAGGCGATAGTACTCCTCGGCGGCAAGGCCGTCGGGAAGGTCGAACTGGGCCGGGTAGATGGCGTCTTCCGGGAGCCCCGGCGTGTCCGGGTTGATGGCGAGATCGCAGCACAGGTCCCAGTCGTGCGAGTTCTTCCCCTTGCCGCGCAGCATGTGCAGGTGCAACAGGTGCTTCACCATGTGCTCGAGCAGCGCCTGCTGCTCGACCGCGGTAAGGAGGGCGAAGGAGGCGGGATCGACGGCGAGCGTCGGGGTACCGTTGCGGATGGTGACGCCGGCCGCCTTGCCGGACAATGGGCGCTCCTCGCGGCGCAGGTTGAGCAGGAAGTGGCCGTAGAAGGGGCGCTCCTTTAAAAGGCGCACCACGGCGTTTTGCAGCATGCCGGGGGACACGGCTTACCCGGCCTGCTGGCTGATCGCCTGTATGGCGTCGAAGATGACTGCGTCGTGCTTGTCCTTCACCAGCAGCAGGGCCACTTCCGGGATCTTCAAGAGCGACTTCACGAAACCGAAGCGGAGATCGCGCGGCAGGACGGCGATGTAGGCGACCAGGTTATCCTCCTGCTCCTCGGTGAGTTCCGGAGATACCTGGAGCAGGGCGGAGAGGTCGTTGATGGTGGCCGCCTGCACGTCGTCACGCTGCGCCTCGGCCCGTCCGGCCACGGCCGCCCAGTCGTTCAGCACCTCGTCCGCCGTTACCGGCCTTCCTTTCCGGTCGGAGAGCCAGCGCATGAAGGCGATGGCCGCCTCCTTGCCTACGATGCCGGAATAGACCTCCATCTCCAGTTCGGCCGGGAAACGGCAGTTCTTCTTGAGGACGCTGACCATCTCCCAGGCTCGCTCGCTCGGCTCGACCTGCATCTCCATCGGCATCCCCTGCTTGGCGAGAAAGCCATGGTTGCCGGCCAGGAACTGGCGCACCTCGCCGGCGAATTCCCGCTTCTGTGCATAGCGGGCCCAGCACTGGTAATCGGTCTCCACGAAGAGCATCACCATGCGGTCGACGAGGGCGCGGTCCAGTGTCGCCACCTGGTAGCTGCCGTCGGGCGGGTTGATGCTGACCACCACCTTGTGGCTGCGGGACAGGGTATGGGTGTGGATGGCGCGCAGCATTCCCTCGGCGGGGGGCTCCACGAACTGGAAGATCGCCTGCAGGGTGTCCTCTTGCTGGGCGCGGTTCAATTCGTCGCAGTGGATCACGGTGGGCGCGTCCTCGTCGCCGGGGAGCCAGGAGGGGCGCGACCACTGCATGACATCGCCGCTTCGGAACGGGATGCCGACCAGGTCGCCCACCTCCATCTGCCCCAGGCGCAGCGAGACGTAGCGCCGGTCCAGTTCGCGGCAGGCCTGCAGGATGCCCGCGCTCTTGCCCACGCCGCGGTGTCCCACCACGCAGGGAGTGAGGTCGGTCTTGGAGAGGATCTCCTTCACCACGATCTTCATCTGTTCAACGTTCATGTCGCGCCCTTTCTTGCCGTTGTTACTGTGTCGATCCGCCATCTTACACAAAATTAGAATCATTGGCCATGCAGAA
Protein-coding sequences here:
- a CDS encoding vWA domain-containing protein, coding for MSPGMLQNAVVRLLKERPFYGHFLLNLRREERPLSGKAAGVTIRNGTPTLAVDPASFALLTAVEQQALLEHMVKHLLHLHMLRGKGKNSHDWDLCCDLAINPDTPGLPEDAIYPAQFDLPDGLAAEEYYRLLVRPFDVGNLAGSGFGDEAQEVEGASGAGKEPAGASTLDDHAIWNDADSTPLPLAEEMLRAVTRESLRGSDGEAPAEVRAVVDALLRPSPIPWRQVLRQFVATAGRIGKKSTWMREHRRFEHDTPGSRKRHRLTLLVGIDVSDSTNIVELREAFARELVQIARGRDAAITVLYANSRIQHVEAFKGTAFVPERYDGGGFTDLRPVFEYAKTMHPMPAAVIYLTDGIGPVPECMELPTLWVLTAEGEKPAPWGIELRLEV